One Bythopirellula goksoeyrii genomic window, CTTGCTGCGATAGATTTGCTTGGGGCGATCCGTAATCGGCAAATTGCTAACTAGGATTGATTGTTCATCCTCAGGAACATCCACGGGTTCATCGGTTTCTACTCCTAACAGCACACCATTCTGATCCTCCCAAACAATTCGATAGCTGTATTTGCCAGCTTCAAGTTCTCCCGGCTCATCTGAAACAGCGACTTTCGAGCCTTCCTCAAGATGCAATTTCGGCTGGCCGTTCGTTATCGTGATGCGATTTACCAATCCCGTGACACGTTGGTTGTCGTCGGAGATCGCTTCGATTTCAGCCCCGATCAAGCTGGTGGCACTCGTAATGTTTTGTCCCAACAGAACCGCATCGAGCGTCGACGTCAGTTTCTCCGTAGCTCCCACCTCACGTATTTGGCTGATTTGCGCCAGCAATTGGTCGTTCTCCAACGGATTGAGTGGATCCTGATTCTGCAACTCGGTAATCATGAGCTTTAGGAAATCATCTAGATTCACGTCGTTGATCGCACTGGCCGCAGAGGCACCGCTGCCGCCGGTCGAATTATTAAGGTTCGTGACTTGGGACATAGGTTCAGTCTCTTTTGGGAAAGGGAAAACCCTCGTGATGTGTCAAATTCTAACGTCAAGACTATCTGACGAATGACTAGTAACAGCGCGAGTTGTTCGTGGGGTGATGACTTCTGAATCATCCTTCATACGTTTGCGTTGAGTCATACTGCCCCGGTTAGATTCGTCGCTGGGCTGACGATCTTCCGCACCCGACTGGCCTTGTCCGCCCTCGCGGCGAATATCGACTTCAAATTTCTCGATACGGATGTCTTGATCTGCCAACCGCTGACGCAATGCGGGCAAGTTGTCGAGCAAGGTGTTTCTAGCTTCAACTGTTTCGGCTTCCAACTTGGCGGTGAGTACACCATGACGAACGGAAATTTCAATCTTCAGCGAGCCCAATTCCGGCGGACTTAGCCGCAACTGGATTTCACCATCATTTTGCTGCGCTGAACGAAAGGCGTTCGCCACTCGTTGTACAAACCGACCCCGGTCGACCGTCGGAACAGCCGTCTCACTTCCCGCGGGAGGACTGGAAGCTTCGGTCCGATGTTGATCTGCCGTTGGCACCAGCTGTACGACCGATGCATTGGAAGAATTCTGTCCTGAAGTAACTGCTGAGGAATTGTTATTCGAAGGTATCGTTGAGGAGTCGGTCGCTTCTCCAACAAGGGGCGTCAGTTTTTGTATTGTCACACCGGAGTCAATTTTGCTCTTTTCTCCAGGCAGAAGAATCTCTTGCAAGGCCCCAGACTGCTCCTTGGATTCTCCCTGCAAATGTGAATCTTCTCCCGCTCCGGTTGATGCATCACTCTCGCGTGCATGATTGGTAGGATTTCTTCCCGGCTGATTGGGCTTCTCTGCGTCATGTGATTCGGGAATCTGCACCGTCGATACTCGCGATTCACCCTTAGCCTCCTGGGCCTCTTCGAAATCAGTCCCTTCTTCCTGCACCCCGTCGGTATTTGTTTCGACGGCGGTTGTATTGAGAGATGACTTTAACTCGGACTGCTTAGGTTTCTGTTCGCTACTGACGGTGTCACTCTCCAATTCTTCATTCTCAGCACTTGCCTCCTTCGGTATGGTCTTTTCAAACTGCAATGCGACGGCAGCGTCGGAGAGAACTACCTCATCCTGCTTGTCCTGCGTGTCATCGTTAGTCGGGTTCTTCTCACTCGTAAGAGGCTGTTCGTTTGTCGTATCTTTCTTATCATCTTGATCAGGAGTACTCGAGGCTTGCTCTTGATCAGCTTGTTCAATCGTCTCGCTCTCAGGAGCGGGTTCAGACGGGGAAACTTCTGGCTCTCGCTTGGGAGCAGATTTTTCGGTAGTCGCAATAGGCGCTGCTGCCTTGTGCATATAGAGATCGAACTCTTTAGAACTGCCCGATGCTCCCCCTCGTGCCGTGGGCGCCGGAGCGGCGATTGACAACAGATTGTTGATGGGAGAGGATTTCATGGGATTCCGTGGAGACTCGTGATTTCGAGTCTGTTTCTCAATTACAGGTTGTCTTGCGTTTTGAGTTTGTTGAGTTCGTTTAGCTGGTTTTCCACATAAGGTCTCACAGGATCTCCGTCCAGCATGTGCTTATGCAGATCTGCCAGGATATCGAGGTCTTCTGGCTCAAATGTCTTGATGATGTCGCTCCGTTTCTTGGGACTCATACCGTTAAGGATCAATATGACCTGCTGCATACGATGTTCGTCCCGCAGCATCTTGATTAACAATGGCTTTGCCTGTTTTTTGGGATGCATGTTTTGAATCTGTTCACGAACTGATCTGAGCCCGTCGTCGAGTGCTTCCTCTTTGATTTTGTTCAGAAATTGCTCTACCTCCGAACTGTAAGTTTGGTATCGAGCGTTTGCCGTACTAAGCTGCTTCAACTGGGCGTTAAAGTCTTCCATCAATCGGAGTAGATCGTCTCGTTTCGCCTGAAGTTGCAGGGTGGCTATTTGCGCATCTTCCTGGCGGCGCTCAAAAGAAGCTTCCTCGGGAGGAACATCCAATTGATCCTCAGAGTGGGACTCCGCGATCTTGTCGAGATTCACATCATGCAACACTGCCACGATGTGGAACATTTTCTCGTCATCAAGTTTCCCTGTGTTGCGAAGATACCCATAACCGCCAACTGCCGTCAGGACGGTAGCTGTCGAAAGGAAACCTACCAGCGGAAAGATAAATCGAATCAAAGTGGACATACACTACCCTCCTGTTGGCAGCGCGAGGCCACTTCATCCATTAGCTTGGCCTCTGCAAGTTGCTGTTTCCGCTCATGCTCATCTCGCTGCCGGTCACAGAGCTTCTCCAAAACTCGGACCTGTCGATCCGCTTCGACGACAGCTTGGCGACGAGTTTCAGATTCTTCGGCCAACAACCGCGACTGATCGCACATGGTTTTTCTCTGTGCGAGCAATACCGCGTGATACCGTTGGGCAGTCAAGAGCCCATTGACATCCACCGCGCCGCCTGCAACGGCCTTACGGCGTGACGCCTCTAGTTCTGCTAATTCTCCATCCACCTGCCCAATTTGTTGCTCCAAAATCTGCTGCGCCTGTATCGCTTCGGCTAATTTCATGCGTAACTCGTCGCGATGTATCTCGCGGAGTTTTTGCAGTGTCGCTAGTCGAAAGTGAAATCGAGTCATGGAGGTTTATCGCATTAAGCTGGAACGGCAACCGCCGGTGTGGTTTGTAGGTGGTTTGTACAAGTTTGGGCCAACGCGGTTACGGCCCCTTGGACCTCAGCAAGTGATTGGTGTGTGTCAACCGTTTGACGCAACAACTCATGAATCGCTTCTTTCATGGCAACAGCGACGTCCAACTCACGGTTCGTTCCTTTGCGGTAGGCACCAATCGACAACAGATCTTCGTTGTCGTGCAGCAACGACAGAAGTTGCCGCAGAGTTCGCACCGATTGTTGATAATCGCGAGGAGTGATATCGGTCATCAACCGGCTGATACTCCGCAGCACGTCAATGGCAGGGAAATGGCCTCGCTCTGCTAATCGCCGCGACAACCACACATGCCCGTCCAGCAGTCCTCGCATTGTATCGGCAATGGGTTCGTTCTCATCGTCACCTTCGACCAATACTGAATAGAATGCTGTGATGCTTCCACGCTTGGTACGGCCAGCACGTTCCACTAGTCGGGGCAACATACTGAATACCGACGGAGGAAACCCACGAGTAGTAGGAGGTTCGCCCGCTGAAAGACCAATTTCCCTTTGGGCAAGTGCAAAGCGTGTCACGGAATCCATGATCAACAGCACATTCTTGCCGGCGTCACGGAAGTACTCAGCAATCGAGGTGGCCGTGAAGGCTGCCTGCACGCGAAGCAACGCTGGATCGTTGCTCGTGGCCACGACGACCACGCTCCGTGCTAAACCCTTAGGCCCCAACTCGCGCTGAACGAATTCATTTACTTCACGACCACGTTCACCAATGAGTCCAATTACCGCAACCTCAGCATCGGTGTAGCGGCCCATCATGCCCATCAACACGCTCTTGCCGACACCCGAACCCGCGAAGATTCCCAACCGTTGGCCGCGACCACAAGTAAGTAATCCATCAATCGCGCGAACCCCCGAGGCGAGGGGAGTATCAATACGCGGTCTCTCGGTGGCTGGCAGAGGATCGCTTTCCAAGGATCGCCGTTCTGGTAACATAGGCTGAGGGCGACCGTCGATACAACGCCCCCGAGCATCCACCACGCGTCCAAGCAGGTTTTCCCCAACTCTCAATGTGCGGGTCGTCCGTATGAGTCTTACAGGGCTGCCTCGTCGGATACCCTCCATTCGGCTCAGTGGCATGACTAGCGTGTGCTTGTCTCGAAAGCCAATCACCTCGGCTTCAATCGATTCGCCTGATTGTTTTTCAATGTTCACCACGGCACCTACAGGCACAGGCAAGTCAGCCACAGCGGCGGTTAGGCCGATGGTCTGGGCCACGCTGCCGGTGATACCGGCAAGCAAGGCAGAATCGAGATGGGGCGAATCAATGTTTGTCATATGTTTGGTCAGCAAACGAGAAGTTCAGCTCATCTCCTCGGCGAGTCGTTTCAGTTGGGTTTCCAATTGCATGTCAACAGTGCCAAATTCGGTTTCAACTCTGCAGCCGCCTGAGGTAATCGTTTCATCGGGCACGAGTCGTGCTGGTGCGGCGGGGCTCAGGATTTCTGTCAGCCGCTGAATTTGGTCTCGCAGCGTGGTCAAGTCCGTGGGATTCAAGTGAAGTGATATCTCGGCAGCTCCACCTGCCAATTCGAGTGATTCGCGAATCCAGTCCAGCGATATCTCAGGTGTAGCACTTATTTCACGTCGTACGATACGAGCGGAGATCGCACATGCCAGATCGACGATGGCTCCCTCCCAATGCCGCTCCCAACTTGATCGCGAATCAACAATTTGGCCTACCGCAGCCGCGAGGGCAGGGGAGAGGGTGCGCATTTGCTGGGCAACTTTCTCATCTAAAATCTTCTCGACAGCCGCGTGGGCGGCTTTGCGTCCCGCTTCTTCTGCTTGCGAACGGATAGCGATTGCTTCTTGTTTTGCCTTCTGGACGATCTTCATTGCCTCGGCGCGCACTTGATCGAGATAATTTTCCGCCTGCCCTGAGAAGTCGGTCAGGTCATAGGCCACCTCGCGCAGCGGTACACCAGTGGTGCGAGCCTGTGTCTTGTTCTTGATAATGGTGGCCATAGATAGGGTCATCCGCTAGTTGTGAAGTAGGCTCTCTGCAAACAAAATTTCTTGCTGAGCTGCCAGGATGTCGCTCAGTCGAGTGGGGCCAATTTCTCGCAGGGATTTGCGGAATTGCTTCGCCTCTCGACGCGACCGTCCAGCAAGAACTCGCTTCATCAGCTTTTCACTTGCCCCAACTAGCGCTAGGCACACGACATGGGACTCGCATTGGGAAAGCGCTCGAAGTAAACGGCCTTTGTCTAGAGATTCCAATTCAATCAGACATTGCTCTGTCGTGTGATTGGCAAAGGGATTCTTTGGCTCGTCTTTCGTGGGTGGAAGAGGCTCTACTACAGTCGGCTCGAATCTTGGTTCCGAATGGTCAACAGGGAGTGTTACTTTGCCATCAGTCACCTGTGTTGGTGATTGAACTTGTTCTCTTGACAATCTAAGAGCAAAAACAGAGTTTTTCTTACTAAACTCGGTGACCATTCTCTCCCGCTGATCTGACGGGGTCTTGCTCATGATCCTCTCTACCAGATCCATTCCCGCATTCATCCGCAGTTTGCGCTGACGCTCTTCAGCGATCCAACGAGCGACTTGCGACTCAACGACCTCGACGCTCTCTTCGTCAATGGTGTCGAGTTCGGCCAACCGCTGCATCACATCGGCTTGGTCGGACGGCGAAAACTCACTAAGGACATCGACGGCATGTTCTGTCTCAAGCCGCGACAGGACCAATGCAATGGTTTGAGGATGTTCTCCGACGAGCATATCCACAATGAACGAAGTGTCTGCTTCGGAGAGAGTCTCCAAGGGACGACGGTTCGGAACGGCACTGGGTGCATAGTCGCTCTTGCGAATCCGATCCTGCAAAGAGATATCTAGTTCAACCCCTTCGTTCTGTGGTTGAGCAGATTGAGCCAGACTGTGGCGAAATTCTGCCAGAATTGTTCGTTCTTCTTCGGGATCGATATCAGTGAGCAACTCAACACGCTGACGCACGATAGCCGCCTGATCGGCCGGCAAGCTTCCTAGTACTCGTTCGCTCCACTCAGAGTCGAGGCTCGCAACAAGTATGGCAACTTTGCGAAGTGGATTGTCCTGGATTGTTTCGTTCATCATAGTCTACTTTCAGCCAGCATTGGAAATCCAACTTCGCAGAATAGAAGCTGCCGAGTCAGGATCTTCTCGCACGATTTCAGTCAACTCATCACGAAGATTCTTACCCTTTTTGAGCTTCAATCGTGGGCGCTCCGAACCCTCTTCGTCAGTTGCAACACCACCTGCAGCGCCATCGTCTCCTTGAATGTTGGGCATCTTTAGCGAGAGCAGTGGAGCTGAAGCGGAACCAATTGGATCGGCTGGTGGAATTCCTTTCACCAATGATCGCAACATCACCAGTCCCACCAGAGCGACTCCAGCCATAGTCAACGTGTTGAAATGCTGGCTGGCCCAGGCAAGTGCCTGACTGCTGGCAGGCGTCGGCTCAATCGGATCAGGGGTCAACGTTTCGAAGAAAGACACTTTGACAATCTCGTCCTCATAGTTGTTTACCGCAAATTTCTTTGGCAACAGTGGAACAACGACTTCTTTAATCTTGTCTTCTAAGGGACCTTCTTCCCGGTTAAGGATCTCTTTGATGTTGTCTGGAAGTGGCTGATTGGGATCTCCTCCCTCACGACGTTGCTGCTCGCGATACATCTGTACCAGGTAATTCATTGGCACTGCAATGGCCACACGAACCTGTTCAGGAACGAGACCAGCTGAAGTCACGATTTCATTCTTGGTAGGCACGAAGTAGTTGAGTTGAGTAGAATCATCCGTATCTGAGTCTTTTACTATGACTTCATTAACCACTTCACTACCTCTGCCTGGACCTTGCGAGACCAATCCTGGGCGTCCGCCATTATTGACGTGTTGTGTTTCTCTTACTTTATTTTGCGTTGTTTCATGCAGTGCTGTTGGCTCGCCATCAGTTGCTACAGTTTGAGTCTCACGCGTCAGGTCTGGACTCAACTCGGCAGTAACTTGCACCCGAACTCCGGGAATGTAAGAAAGCAAGGAGTCAATATTCCCTTTCATGTGGCGTTCAAAAGAAACTCGATGCTGAAAATAGGGGCTATCGAATGACTCGGAAGAGGAATCCTCACTGAAGAGGCTTCCATCACCTAGGTTGACAACTACGACATTTTCCGGCTTGAGGTTGGCAATAGCTCCGGCAACCGCGTTGCGGATATTCTTCATACGCTGGCCAGAAAGTGCCTCACCCGGTGCAGGTTGAACACTGACTGAAGCCGTCGCGATACTTTCACGCGCCATGCCCCGAGGCTGTGCAATATCGAATATCACCTTTGCGTCTTCGATGCCGTACATATTGCGGACGATCATCGAGAGTTGTTGTTCCCGTGCCGCCTTGAGTTTCTCTTGTCGTGTCTTGTTATCGACAAAGGGACCCAAATCAAGAGCGCCATCCAACAGATCATGAAAATTTGGGGGCAACGCCCCGGCATCCGCCACGGCTGCCAGATAAGCTGTCTTTTGGCCACGTGGTACTTTGATTCGGTTTCCCACCCGCTCTGAGCCTTCGAGTCCCGCCTTGGCGATGGCTAGCTCGATTCGGTTGACATCTGCCGAAGGAAGAAAATCACCATTGAACAGGTATTCATCTGGACCGGCGCTGTGCTGCTGAACGAGGAATCCGAGGCTCACCCCAATGACTCCTACCAGCAGCACTGCCGTAACCCGCGCTGCAGGGGTCATCGAGAGAAACAATTCGCGGACTTGACCGATTGCCTGATTCAAGAAATCCATCCATGGACTCCGAGGGAGAGTGAGTTGTGAGTGGTAAGTAAGTTAAGTAAGTAGGTTTGTCTGTGAGTGTAGGTCTTCTCCTCCCTACTCACCTACTCACTCTTCCTCCTATACACGAATATCTTTTACTTCCTGATATACTTGCATCATTTTGTTTCGCATCTGCATCATCATGCGAAATGCCAGATCCGCCTTTTGAACTGCGGACAGCACCTCGGCAGGATCGGCATCACCGCCGGTCATCATCGTTTCGACCGCATGGTCTGCCTGCTGCTGCATCGAATTCACATCACGAATCGAATCAATCAGGAAGTCTTTAAACGAACCAGTTCCTTCACCTTGCGTGGGTAGTTTGGTGTTTTGTGGTAAGGCTTGCTGGGACAGAGTTTGCTGAGTAAACAGCTGGGAGGGGGTAATCGAACTCATAGCGCGGGATTAATTGTTGTCGGCGTTGGCCCCCCAACGTCCGCTCATACGTCAACTTGTCTAACAACGAGTCCTTTCTTGGTTGGTAGCGGGTCTGATTGCTGCAATTGAGATTTATGCCAGAATCTGCAAGGTACGTTCGCCCATGTCTTTGGTGACCTCGATTACACCGATGTTGGCCTCGTAGGCACGTGAGGCTCCCAATGCATCCACAAACTCGGTGGTCATGTCGATATTCGGATAGGCCACGTATCCATTGGCATCCGCATCGGGGTGTCCGGGTTCGTACTTCATGTTGGGCTCCACATCAGCATATTCCACGCGGTCGATACTCACTCCTTGCCCTCCGCCGCTGGTGGTGATTTCTTCGTCTGTTTTGAAAACGACAAACCGCGGCGTGTAGGGTACTGCTTCGCCCGCCTCATTGCGGGTGGTCGACATATTCGCCAGATTGGACGAAATCGCGTTCAGCCGTGTACGCTGGGCAACTAGGCCACTGGTACTCACATCCAATGCGTTAAACATGATCCATCGACTCCTTGTTTCCCCCTCGCAACGCGATAATACACACTTACTCTAGACTCGTTCTGTAACTGCCGCCCTCAGCAACCGAAATTGGGAATTCATAATCGTGAGTGCCATATTGTGTTGCACCTGGTTTTTACTGATCTCGGTAACTTGCGTTTCTAGACTCACATCATGGTTGTCGTGGTATAGAATATCTTCTGCGGTCTCTCGCACTCGGTCCCAGTTTTCAGACCCGCTTCCAGTAGCTCGCCCTGCCAATCTGGCGTTCAACGCATAGGTCGGCGACTCCGCAGCTTGATGCTTCGCATCGACAGCTTCTTGCAAACGTGTTTGAAAACTCTCCACCGACAGGTCGCGCGACTTGTAGCCCGGAGTATCGATATTGGCAATATTCCCTGCGAGCACACCGTGTCGAGACTGGGTGAAGTTTACCACTTGCTCGAGCAATGGTACGGTCGATGATTCGAACATGGACGAAAGCATGGTTTCCTCGCGACACGTTGTCCTACTTATAGTTTTGCAAGCAACTGCTGTGCCATCTCACTCTCCCAATCGAGATTCACAACTACGATCCGTTTCGCGCAATGCGTTTGCTCGCAGTAATAGCTACTTGGCTGACTTGTCTAATTTCGTTAAATTCTTCAATTTACGCGGTTAGCTTTGCGATCAAATTGGCAGAACTTGCCGACCCACTCGGCAGATTCTGCCGAACATCACTCGCTTCGCCAAACTCCTTGGTATGCGGAGCGTAGCCGTAACCGCGCAATTTGCCACTTAGTGTTCGTACGCCAATGCCCAAGGCTTCGGCTGTGCGTGCTCGATGTCCGTCGAAGTGCTCCAATGTGGCGACGATCATCTGTCGTTCCATTTCTTCGAGCGTGACTCCAACAGGCAAGGCAGAAATGTGGGCTTCTGTGACACACTCGGGTTGCTCGAGCCAAGGCTGCAGTTCAACCGCCGAAATGGGCTGTCCTTCATTGAGCACACAAGCACGTGTCACGATGTTTTCTAGTTCCCGCACGTTGCCAGGCCAATGATAATTGCCAAATAACCGACGGGCTTCTTGCTCCATTTGGCAGCGTTGTCGCCCGAGCCGGATAGCGGCACGATCTAGGAAATAATCTGTCAGCATATGGACGTCAGCCTCGCGCTCACGCAGCGGCGGTAAGACCAACGGCACTACGGCCAGGCGATAGTACAAGTCTTGGCGGAATCGTGCGCTAGCAACTTCCTGTTGCAGATCTCGATTGGTGCTAGCAAGCACTCGGACATTGGCAGACCGTGGTTGGCTGCATCCAACTCGTTCGAACGTGCGCTCCTGGAGAACTCGCAAGAGTTTTGCCTGTAACCCAAGATCTATCTCAGTGATTTCATCAAGCAGAATAGTCCCCTTGTCGGCCATTTCAAAACGTCCCTGGCGATCATCTTCCGCCCCAGTGAAAGCACCACGACGATGTCCGAATAATTCGCTTTCGGTCAATTGGGGAGAAAGGGCAGGGCAATTGAGACTCACCAGAGGGCCGGAACTGCGTTTGCTCAGACGATGCAAAGCACGAGCAACTAACTCCTTACCTGTACCGCTTTCACCGACGATGAGTACTGTCTCATCCGTGGGGGCCACTTGACGAATACTAGCGCGCAACTCCTGCATTGCCTGGCTATTACCAACCAAGCCAAAGACTTCATCTTCGTGAAGGCTACCCGAGTGTCGATTGTTCTCTTCTGGGGCGAGCAATCGGCCCCGCTCAAGTGCCCTCCCCACCAACTCTTCCAAACGAGTTGCATTGAATGGTTTCTCCAGGTAGTCAAAAGCTCCATGGCGCATCGCCTCGACAGCTGACCCAATCGTGGCATGGGCCGTGACCATGATTATCTGAGCAAGTAAACGCTGCTGTTGAATTTGGCGAATAAACTCAAGTCCATCCATGCCAGGCATCTGAAGATCAGTGATGATTACCTGATATTCGCTCTTGGCTAGGAGTCCCAGACCTTCGCGCGCACTTGACGCGCCGGTTACCAGGTAACCGGCGTGGCGCAGCACGTCGGCAACCGATTCACGCGCTGCGGCGTGATCATCGACTACTAATACACGACCGAACTTCAACGGCTTTCCCTGCTCTCTCATGCGGCCATCCTTTTCGATTGCATTTGCACAGCTGGAAGTTCGATTGTGAAGGCGGCTCCCCCTTCGGGACAATTCGCAGCGGTAATTCGACCACCATGGGCTTCAGCAATTCGATGCACAATCGCCAAACCTAATCCAGTGCCGTTGCTTTTGGTCGTGAAGAATGGCTCAAATACCCTGTTCAATTGGTTCTGACTTAATCCCTTGCCACTGTCGGCGACTTCTAGCAGAAACCCCTTCGGGCCCTCAAAAGCAGTAATTACCAACTCACCGCCAGATGCCATTGCATCCAGCGCATTGAGGGCCAAGTTCAGGAGCGCTCGACGAAGCATCTCTCGATCTGCGCAGATCAGCGAAGAATGCTCTACTTCTGTCTCTACATGGATAGACTGAGCGTCTAGCTGCGGCTTCAATGCCTCGCAAACCTCTTGGATCAAAACTGAGGCAGGAAAACTCTCCCAT contains:
- a CDS encoding sigma-54-dependent transcriptional regulator, whose protein sequence is MREQGKPLKFGRVLVVDDHAAARESVADVLRHAGYLVTGASSAREGLGLLAKSEYQVIITDLQMPGMDGLEFIRQIQQQRLLAQIIMVTAHATIGSAVEAMRHGAFDYLEKPFNATRLEELVGRALERGRLLAPEENNRHSGSLHEDEVFGLVGNSQAMQELRASIRQVAPTDETVLIVGESGTGKELVARALHRLSKRSSGPLVSLNCPALSPQLTESELFGHRRGAFTGAEDDRQGRFEMADKGTILLDEITEIDLGLQAKLLRVLQERTFERVGCSQPRSANVRVLASTNRDLQQEVASARFRQDLYYRLAVVPLVLPPLREREADVHMLTDYFLDRAAIRLGRQRCQMEQEARRLFGNYHWPGNVRELENIVTRACVLNEGQPISAVELQPWLEQPECVTEAHISALPVGVTLEEMERQMIVATLEHFDGHRARTAEALGIGVRTLSGKLRGYGYAPHTKEFGEASDVRQNLPSGSASSANLIAKLTA
- a CDS encoding MotE family protein, which produces MSTLIRFIFPLVGFLSTATVLTAVGGYGYLRNTGKLDDEKMFHIVAVLHDVNLDKIAESHSEDQLDVPPEEASFERRQEDAQIATLQLQAKRDDLLRLMEDFNAQLKQLSTANARYQTYSSEVEQFLNKIKEEALDDGLRSVREQIQNMHPKKQAKPLLIKMLRDEHRMQQVILILNGMSPKKRSDIIKTFEPEDLDILADLHKHMLDGDPVRPYVENQLNELNKLKTQDNL
- the fliJ gene encoding flagellar export protein FliJ — encoded protein: MTRFHFRLATLQKLREIHRDELRMKLAEAIQAQQILEQQIGQVDGELAELEASRRKAVAGGAVDVNGLLTAQRYHAVLLAQRKTMCDQSRLLAEESETRRQAVVEADRQVRVLEKLCDRQRDEHERKQQLAEAKLMDEVASRCQQEGSVCPL
- a CDS encoding FliG C-terminal domain-containing protein; this encodes MMNETIQDNPLRKVAILVASLDSEWSERVLGSLPADQAAIVRQRVELLTDIDPEEERTILAEFRHSLAQSAQPQNEGVELDISLQDRIRKSDYAPSAVPNRRPLETLSEADTSFIVDMLVGEHPQTIALVLSRLETEHAVDVLSEFSPSDQADVMQRLAELDTIDEESVEVVESQVARWIAEERQRKLRMNAGMDLVERIMSKTPSDQRERMVTEFSKKNSVFALRLSREQVQSPTQVTDGKVTLPVDHSEPRFEPTVVEPLPPTKDEPKNPFANHTTEQCLIELESLDKGRLLRALSQCESHVVCLALVGASEKLMKRVLAGRSRREAKQFRKSLREIGPTRLSDILAAQQEILFAESLLHN
- a CDS encoding flagellar hook assembly protein FlgD; this translates as MSQVTNLNNSTGGSGASAASAINDVNLDDFLKLMITELQNQDPLNPLENDQLLAQISQIREVGATEKLTSTLDAVLLGQNITSATSLIGAEIEAISDDNQRVTGLVNRITITNGQPKLHLEEGSKVAVSDEPGELEAGKYSYRIVWEDQNGVLLGVETDEPVDVPEDEQSILVSNLPITDRPKQIYRSKADGSGPYFYVGSLNDGKTSSYLDTTRDDALSGATLTRTPQLIDQPNRSFEVSLNNVGEIRPPR
- the flgC gene encoding flagellar basal body rod protein FlgC — encoded protein: MFNALDVSTSGLVAQRTRLNAISSNLANMSTTRNEAGEAVPYTPRFVVFKTDEEITTSGGGQGVSIDRVEYADVEPNMKYEPGHPDADANGYVAYPNIDMTTEFVDALGASRAYEANIGVIEVTKDMGERTLQILA
- a CDS encoding sensor histidine kinase, with the translated sequence MQTKSDQPDGAPYLRLFNGVDELQGELAVPELESPCSLESVLTAWHEATVRLEQTHEILQSEVRRLNDELELKNKELALNARLADLGRMASHVAHEVRNSLVPVTLYVELLKRRLLEDSGSLDILTKIEAGFTALDITVNDLLNFTSHREPRWESFPASVLIQEVCEALKPQLDAQSIHVETEVEHSSLICADREMLRRALLNLALNALDAMASGGELVITAFEGPKGFLLEVADSGKGLSQNQLNRVFEPFFTTKSNGTGLGLAIVHRIAEAHGGRITAANCPEGGAAFTIELPAVQMQSKRMAA
- a CDS encoding FliH/SctL family protein, translated to MATIIKNKTQARTTGVPLREVAYDLTDFSGQAENYLDQVRAEAMKIVQKAKQEAIAIRSQAEEAGRKAAHAAVEKILDEKVAQQMRTLSPALAAAVGQIVDSRSSWERHWEGAIVDLACAISARIVRREISATPEISLDWIRESLELAGGAAEISLHLNPTDLTTLRDQIQRLTEILSPAAPARLVPDETITSGGCRVETEFGTVDMQLETQLKRLAEEMS
- a CDS encoding FliI/YscN family ATPase; the protein is MTNIDSPHLDSALLAGITGSVAQTIGLTAAVADLPVPVGAVVNIEKQSGESIEAEVIGFRDKHTLVMPLSRMEGIRRGSPVRLIRTTRTLRVGENLLGRVVDARGRCIDGRPQPMLPERRSLESDPLPATERPRIDTPLASGVRAIDGLLTCGRGQRLGIFAGSGVGKSVLMGMMGRYTDAEVAVIGLIGERGREVNEFVQRELGPKGLARSVVVVATSNDPALLRVQAAFTATSIAEYFRDAGKNVLLIMDSVTRFALAQREIGLSAGEPPTTRGFPPSVFSMLPRLVERAGRTKRGSITAFYSVLVEGDDENEPIADTMRGLLDGHVWLSRRLAERGHFPAIDVLRSISRLMTDITPRDYQQSVRTLRQLLSLLHDNEDLLSIGAYRKGTNRELDVAVAMKEAIHELLRQTVDTHQSLAEVQGAVTALAQTCTNHLQTTPAVAVPA
- the flgB gene encoding flagellar basal body rod protein FlgB: MFESSTVPLLEQVVNFTQSRHGVLAGNIANIDTPGYKSRDLSVESFQTRLQEAVDAKHQAAESPTYALNARLAGRATGSGSENWDRVRETAEDILYHDNHDVSLETQVTEISKNQVQHNMALTIMNSQFRLLRAAVTERV
- the fliE gene encoding flagellar hook-basal body complex protein FliE produces the protein MSSITPSQLFTQQTLSQQALPQNTKLPTQGEGTGSFKDFLIDSIRDVNSMQQQADHAVETMMTGGDADPAEVLSAVQKADLAFRMMMQMRNKMMQVYQEVKDIRV
- a CDS encoding flagellar hook-length control protein FliK codes for the protein MKSSPINNLLSIAAPAPTARGGASGSSKEFDLYMHKAAAPIATTEKSAPKREPEVSPSEPAPESETIEQADQEQASSTPDQDDKKDTTNEQPLTSEKNPTNDDTQDKQDEVVLSDAAVALQFEKTIPKEASAENEELESDTVSSEQKPKQSELKSSLNTTAVETNTDGVQEEGTDFEEAQEAKGESRVSTVQIPESHDAEKPNQPGRNPTNHARESDASTGAGEDSHLQGESKEQSGALQEILLPGEKSKIDSGVTIQKLTPLVGEATDSSTIPSNNNSSAVTSGQNSSNASVVQLVPTADQHRTEASSPPAGSETAVPTVDRGRFVQRVANAFRSAQQNDGEIQLRLSPPELGSLKIEISVRHGVLTAKLEAETVEARNTLLDNLPALRQRLADQDIRIEKFEVDIRREGGQGQSGAEDRQPSDESNRGSMTQRKRMKDDSEVITPRTTRAVTSHSSDSLDVRI